In Microbacterium sp. zg-Y818, the genomic window CTCGCGGCTCAGTCTGCGGCGGGCGGTGCGACGAACCACTCGCGGGAAGGCCGTCGTCCAGAACGGCAGATCGAGCCACACCAGCAGGTCGGCGCGGGCTGCCAGCAACGGGCGGACGGTGCGATACTGCCACTCCGTCACCCAGGAGTCCTGAGCCACGAGGTCCCGCACATCGTCGAGGAACTCGGCCCGCGGCATCCAATTCGGCCCGTGGAAGAGCGAGTCGATCTCGGTGTGCGTCACCTCGGCGATATCGGCGATCCGGCGCGCGAGTGTGGTCTTGCCGACACCCGCGACGCCCGCGATCAGGATGCGGCGAGGGCACCGCGGGAGCTGGTCGACGGAGGTCAGCACGCAACGATGCTATGGCGCCTTCTGTTCGGATCGCGGGGGTGAACCTGGTGCGCCCCCGCGATCATGACGCGAGCGCCGGCTCAGTCCTCGACGACTCGCACGATGACCTCGATGTTGCCGCGCGTCGCGTTGGAGTACGGGCAGACCAGATGCGCGGCATCCGCCAGCGCCTGCGCCTGGTCCGCGGGCAGGTCGGGGATGACGACCTCGAGCTCGACGGCCAGGCCGAAGCCGCCCTCGCCGTTCGAGCCGATGCCCACGCGCGCACCCACGCTCGTGTCGTGCAGCGCGACCTTCTCGTGGCGGGCGACGCTCAGCAGTGCGCTGTGGAAGCACGCCGCGTAGCCCGCCGCGAACAGCAGCTCGGGGTTGAGGGCGCCTCCCGGACCACCCATCTCCTTCGGCACGCGAACGTCGACATCGAGCATTCCGTCGGCAGTTGCCACGTGGCCGTTGCGGCCGTCTCCGGTGGCGAGGGCCTCCGCGGTGTAGATCGTTTCCATGATGAACCTTTCTTCGATGTGGCGTTTCAGGGTCGGATGAGAATGTGCGGCGGGCGTCAGGCGGATGCCGCGGTGTTCGAGGCCTCCACCGCGTCGGTGTAGGCGCGAAGATTCACGACCAGGGCCTGCGCAGTCGCGGGCGAGACCGACATGCAGCGAAAGACCTCGCCCGGCACGTGTGCGAGTTCGGTGCGCAGTGCGCGGCCGGATTCGGTGAGGCCGATCGTGACGACTCGGGCATCCTCGCTCGATCGGGTGCGGGCGACGTGCCCCAGCTTTTCGAGGCGCGAGAGCAGGGGCGACAGCGTGCCCGAATCCAAGGCCAGGTCGCGGCCCAGGTCGCTCACCGTGAGCGGCTCGCGCTCCCACAGCTCGAGCAGCACGAGGTACTGCGGGTACGTCAGACCCCAGGGCTTCAGCAGCCGGCGGTACACCTGGGTAGTCGCACGGCTCGCCGCATACAGCGAGAAGCACAGCATCCCGTCGATCGCCCGCTCCCCCGCGTGCTGCGCATCAGTCATGGGTGAAGCATTGCACGCAATTGAGTTGTGCACAATGCATTTGCGCCTCGCTCCGCCAGTCGCCGTCTAGTCACCCGCCATCGCCCGCAGCGCCTCGAAGAAGTCCCGCCCTTGGTCGAAAGAATGCTGTCCGAGACACAAGACTCGTTGGACCGCTATGTCGAAGTTGGACCCCGCTGCGCTGAGGGCGCACCGCGAAACGATCGCTCGGGGCAGGACGCCCCGCGCGGGCCGGGGAAACGGCTCAGCTCGCGACGTAGATGGAGTTCGCCGACCGGCCGCCGGTCAGGGCGTTGTCGAACGAGACCACCTCGCCCCGCACGTTCTCGAACGCGCTCTCGAGGACGGTGATGAACGCCGGGTCCGGGGGATCGTCGGACCACAGCGCGAACACGCCGCCCGGCGCGAGGTGTCGACGCATCCGATGGATGCCATCGGGCGTGTAGAAATCGGCGTGGGCCGGATTGAGGTGGTGCACCGGCGAGTGATCGATGTCGACGAGGATCGCGTCGTAACGACGGGGGACCTCGTCGGATCGCATGAGAGCGAAGAAGTCGGCGAGTTCCATTCTGAGCCGCGGGTCCGCGGTGAGCTCGCGCGAGATCGGCAGGAGCGCCCGGCGGTGCCAGTCGACGACGGCATCGATCGCCTCGACGACGGTGAGCGAGCGCACGCGGTCGTGCGTGAGTACGGCCTGCGCGGTGTACCCGAGGCCGAGCCCGCCGACGAGCACATCCAGGTCGTCGCCCCGGACGGGGTCGAGGCCGAGATGCGCGAGCTCGATCTCGGCGACCGTGAAGTGCGTCGACATCAGGTGCTCGTCGTTCAGGATCGCCTCGTACACGTCCTCGTTCAGCACGGGATCGAAACGACGCCGGAGGGTCACCTCGCCGAGGGGCGTCCGCTGCCAATCCAGCTCTTCGAATCGTGCGTTCACCACGGCACTCCCGCGATACGTCGCCCACTGAATTCGGTCATCGGTCGAGCGTAACCGGCATCCTGTTGCGCGACCGACCCGGGGCGGGTGACCGTCATCGTCATCAGCCAGGTCTGGTTTCGATGATCCCTCTCACCGACTGGGATGGTACGGGCGCATCTTCTACCCCTTCCCGTTCGGATCCGTTGATCTCGAGATCACTCCCCTGCCGCCTTCCTGACCGCGTGAGTGGTGATCTGAAGCACGTCTAGGCTCATGCGCCTCAGCCGCGACGAACAGGCTGCTGCAGCCCGGTCACCCAATCGGCTTGGTTCTCCGATTCCGCCCGGACGTAAAGTTCCCGACACGGCCCGGATTGAACGAGCCCGCGAGCGAGGATTTCCGTGTGGATCGCATGCCAGCTCTCGGCGATGCGGTCCATCGAGCCGAGATGGATGCCGCAGACGGCAGCTTCAGCAGCGGGCAACTCGACGATCTCGAAGCTATCGCGCGCGGGGCCATCGCATCCGTAGCCGGCGATGATCTGCATGCCGTCTTCGACCGTGTCGTACTGCGCGATCGGCTCAGCCAGCGCTCCGCACTCATCACCGATGATCTCGGCGACGGCATCGAAGGCGGGGCCCACGGCACTCGCTACCTCGGTTTGATCTGCGACGACCGCACGGCGGGCCGCGAGGCGCACAGCGGGCAGGGACTTTTCGATGATCTCGATATGGGACATGTGGTTCTCTTTCTCGATGAGTCGGAGGCGCCGTTCCACGTCGATGAGTCGGCCGGCAGCGATGCGGCGTTCCTGCTCCACCTCAGCTCGACGAATTCGCAACAGAGCCGCGATGCGTTCCGCATCGACTCCGCGGTCCAGGATCGACGAGATGTCGTCAAGACCGAAGCCGAGTTGGCGCAGCGCGACGATTCGGTGCAGACGCGCGAGTTGTGAGGGGTCGTAAGAGCGGTAGCCGCTGGACTCATCCACGTGAGCGGGTTCGAGCAGACCGGCGGTGTCCCAATGCCGCAGCATCCGATGGGTCACCTGGCCGATCTGCGCGAAGGCTCCGATGGACAACATGTCTCAGTTCTCCCGCCTTCCACAGTGTCAGAGTCAAGTTTCGGCCTCGAATCCGCAGCAAGCCAGCCGAACCAGTCCGCTCATCCTGTGACTCTAGGGCTCGAAAGAGGGGCCGGGCCAGCGAGCTGTCGTGCGAACTCATGGCGTCCCGTTGCATGGCGCGACAGGCGCGATACTGGGGGCGATGTCAGACGAGCGAGGGCGACGAAGCGGGGGGTTCCGGCGATTCTGGGCCGCCAACACCCTCAGCGCGTTCGGGTCCACCGCCACCGCCGTGGCCTTGCCTGTGCTCGTCGTCCAAGGGCTCCACGCCGACCCCATCGAGGTCGGCATCGTCAATGCGGCGCAGTTCGTTCCCTATGCGCTCTTCGGACTGATCGCGGGCGTCTACGTCGACAGGTGGCGTCGACGTCGCACCTTGGTGGTGGCCAGCCTTGGACGCGCACTCGCCTTGGCCATGATCCCCCTCTTGTGGGCGCTCGGGTGGCTTTCGATCTCGACCCTCGTGGCGCTGCTGCTGCTCTTCGGCACCTTCTCCGTGTTCGGCTTCGCGGCGTCGCAATCGCTGCCGCCTCGCCTGGTCGCCCGAGACCGTCTGCTGCGCGCCAACGCGCAACTCGATCAGGGCGAGGCTGCCGCGCAGACGCTCGGTCCGACGCTCGCCGGCCTGCTCGTGCGGTGGCTCGGAGCGCCGATGGCTTTGCTGATCGACGCGGTGACCTACGTCGTTGACGCCATTCTCGTCGCAAGCATCCGGATCGAGGAGAAGCCCTCTCGCATACGGGGGCGCGTGTTCCGAGACATGCGCGAGGGCCTGTCTGCAACCTATCGGCATCCTGTCTTGCTGCCGCTCTCGATTTCCACCCACGTGTGGTTCGTCGCGAACGCAGCCTCACTGACGGTTCTGTCGTTGTTCGCCCTGCGCACCCTCGAGCTCGACGCAGCGCTCTTCGGTCTCCTCCTCTCGACCGTCGGCGCCGCGACGCTCATCGGGGCGTCATTCGCCGAACGGCTCGGCATCCGCTTCGGAGAGGGCGCGACGATCACGGGCGCCCGACTGATCTATCCCCTGGCGTGGATCGCTGTCGGCCTCGTCCCTCTGGTTGGCGGGCCGGGCGAAATCGTTCTGCTGTTCGCCGCTCTGGCAGCCGGAGGTCTTGCGGGCGGCGTCGAGAACGCGAACGAGATGAGCTATCGCCAGCGAGCCGTGCCTGACGGGCTGCTTGGCCGCATCAACGCCACCGGGCGATCGGTCAACCGCACCGCAGGAGCGGTCGGAGCGGTGCTGGGCGGGGTGCTCGCCTCAGCCATCGGGGTGACCCAGTCGATCTGGGTTGTCGCCGGTGTATTCGCCTTCGCCGCCCTCATCGCAGTCCTCTCACCGCTGCGCTCCGCTCGCGCGTGATCCGCTGCTGTCGGGTGTCACGGGCCAGTCGCCAGTCCGGCGCCTGTTGCAGGGGCGGTCCCCTCCCGGAAATGCGGCACGATAAAAAGTGTCTCGCCGGCGTCGCGGCCTACCCGGTCCCGGCGGCGGGCGTGACGTGACTGTGCGCGCACAGCCAGCGAGTGTCGTCGCGGACGAATACGTCCGTAGTCCATTCGTCCGCGTGGAAGGTAGCCCCGCCGAAGTGCGCGGTGTTGACTACCCGAGCAACGACGATCGCGACGTCGTCGTGCAACCGGACGTCCACGGGACCTGTCGCGCGCATGACGGAATGGGTGAGCGCACCCGAGCGCACCAGGTCGAGGAACACCTGCCTCGTGGTGACACCGTCACCGTCGATCAGCCTCCATTCGGGGTGCAGGCAGGAGGCGATGCGGTCGGCGTCGTTCGACACGATCGCCTCGGCAAACCGCGCGGCGATCACTCCGATGTCGGCTGCGCCCTCGTCCGGGCTCGTCACCCGCTCACGCTAACCCCTTCCGCACTCATGTGCTGCAGATCGGCTGGCGAAAACCACAGGTCGGTTGTCACGACCACAGAATCAGGGGCAGGAACTACAGATGGCTTGTCATCGGACAGCTACCCGGGGCTGCGGAAGTGATCACAAAAAGGTAACGACGAACTCTTGTGTGCCGTTATCTTTCCGTTATAGAGTGCTCGCACGGTAGTTGTTTTGCTGTGGCAGCTACCGGCATGTGATTGCAGGACACTCTTGGTGCAGGGACAAGGGCCGGTCGGAAGCCTCTCCGACCGGCCCTTACTCTTGCCCGCCTGAGGCTGCCTCGCACCCCATGAGCGGACGCCTATTCCTCCACAGGCCGCTCCCGTCGGAACTTGTCCACAATGTCGATGAGACCTGGGGTTTAACCGCCCGCAATGTCGGAGGGTGGCGCGAGAATAGGCGCATGAACAGCTCCCCCGCCACCTTCTCGGATGCCGCGCTCGCGACATCCGACGTCGTGGTGGAGATGCTCGACACCGACCGGCAGATCGCCGCGCTGCAGGCCCGGCAGCTGGCGCTGCTCGGTCGAGCCGGCGCGATCGCGGCAGAACAAACCGCACGCATCCCGATCGGCGCGCAGCGCGAGCGGGAGATGCCGTTGCGATCCATCGCGGCCGAGATCGGTGCCGCGCTGCGGCGGTCCGACCGTGGAATGCAGAACCGCATCCACGAGGCGACCACCATGCTCGCGCAGTTCCCGAGCACCGTGCAATCGTTGCGGGAGGGCCGGATCGACATCGCCCACCTGCGGGTGATCGGCGAGGCGGGATCGCGGCTCACCGATCCGGAGGCACGGGCGGTCTTCGAGCAGGCGGCGCTGGCCGTCGCGGAGCGAGAGACCGCGGCGCGCGCGAAGCCGATCATCACGATGCTCGCCCATCGAATCGACCCCGTACCGTCGGCAGGCCGGCACGCGACCGCGGCGGCCGGCCGCCGCGTCTGGGTACGGGACCTCGATGACGGCATGGCAGAAGTGGTCGCGCTGCTGCCGGCGCCCCTCGCGCACGGCATCCGGGACCGCGTCACCCAGTACGCGCGCACGCTCCTCGAGCAGGCGAACAGCGGCGACCCGGCCGGCGGCCACGACTCCGCTCCGGCAGACACCCGCACGATGGACCAACTCCGCGCCGACGTCTTCACCGACCTGCTTCTCACTGGCCACGCCAGCGCGGCGGCATCCGACGACACGATCTGTGAAACCGACGCGATTGTGGCGCGCATCCAGCTGACCGTGCCGTCCGCGACCCTTGCGGGGCGCGAGGTGCCGGCCAGCCTCCAGGGGCACGGCCCCATCGATGCAGCCTCCGCCCGCCATTACGCGTCCACCGCCACGTCGTGGGATCGCCTGTTCGTCGACGCCGCGACCGGGAACGTGGAGGATGCCGACCGCTACCGGCCATCCCGCGCCCAGCGCCGATTGCTGCGCGGACGCGATGAGCACTGCCGATTCCCCGGCTGCCGGGCGGCGGTGTGGGCGTGCGACATCGACCACACGATCGACTTCGCCCGCGGCGGACCCACCCGGCCGTGCAACCTCGCGCACCTGTGCAAACGACACCACACGCTCAAACACCACACCGCGTGGTCAGTCGAACAGCGGCCGGACGGGGTGTTGGTGTGGACCAGCCCGGGCGGCCGCGTGTATTCCGACATCCCGCAGCGCGTTCTCGAGTTCAGCGCCGCGACCCGCAGCGGCGCACCGCCACCGTTCTAGACCGTGGCCTTTCCCTTGCCCGCGTCACGACGCGGACCGCTCGACCCGGCGCGCAGTCGCGTGGCGATCGCCGCGCCGCCCGACTCCGGCGAGACCAGTCAGACGCGCGGCGGTGGAGGCGGCGCATCGAGGGCGCCCAGAATCCGCACCAGCGCCTCACGCATCTCGGCACGGTGGGGCTCGGCGAGATCCGTCGTGAACGGCACGCCGGCGGGTATCCACGACATCCCGTACATCGTCTCGCGCCAGTCCGCGCCGCCGACGGGCCACCGCGTGCGGTCGACATCCTCCGCCGTCGCCCCCTGACCCCACTGTCCGAACGACGCGCGCATGGTGTCGATCGGCAGCTCCATCACCACGTCCGTCTCCACCGGCTGACGCACCCACGACCGGGCGACCGTGATGAACTCGTCGACCTCCTCCGGGGTGAGCGGGCGCGGCTCGAAGAGCACGCGCGTGTGCTCGACGTCCGAGAGCCGGTCCACACGGAATGTCCGCCAGTCGTCGCGCTCGATATCCCAGCACAGCAGGTACCAGTGCCGGTCGGCGGGAGCCAGGTAGTGCGGCTCGACCCGGCGGTGCGTCGTCTCGCCCGCCGCCGATGTGTAGGTGAAGCGCACCCGTTCGCAATCCCGGCACGCGAGCGCCAGCTCGCCGAGCACCGCCGTCGAAGCCGCCTCTCCCCCGCCGATGCGGACGGGATGCACGGTGTCGGCGAGCGCCATGACCCGTCGGCGCAACGCCGCAGGGAGCACCTGCTCGAGCTTGGCCAGCGCCGTCAGCGCCGTGTCGGCGCCACCGATCAGGCGCTGCGTCGCCGCGATGCGCAGGCCGATCGCCATCGCGACGGCCTCATCGTCGTTGAGCAGCAGCGGCGGCACCGCACTCCCCGCCTCGAGCCGATAGCCGCCGGCCGCGCCCGGCGAGGACTCGATGCGGTAGCCGAGCTCCCGCAGCCGCTCGACATCGCGGCGCACTGTCCGCTCGGTCACGCCGAGGCGCTGGGCGAGCTCGGACCCCGGCCAGTGCCGGTGCGTCTGCAGCAGGTTCAGCAGCTCCAGCGCACGAGAGGTGGTGTCGGACATGTCCCGAAGTCTGCCCGACAATGCGGACCGGATGTGTCCGCAACGGCGCGTACGGTCGGCGCATGTCGAACGAACCCATCCTCGAAGCGCGGGGACTCACCAAGCGCTTCACAGTCAAGAAGAAGACCGTCGCGGCGGTCACCGACCTCACGTTCCAGGTCGCCGCCGGCGAACTGGTCGCCTTTCTCGGCCCCAACGGTGCCGGAAAGTCCACGAGCCTGCGCATGCTGACGACGCTGCTCGCCCCGACCGAAGGCACCGCGCGCGTCGTCGGGCGCGACATCCTGCGAGACCCCGCCGGTGTGCGCGCCCGCATCGGCTACGTCGGACAGCTCACCAGCGGCAGCTTCGCACAGCGGGTGCGCGACGAGCTGCTCAGCCAGGGCGCGTTCTACGGGCTCTCGCGCACCGCCTCGGTCACGCGCGCCGACGAGCTCATCGAGTCGCTCGACCTCGCACCCTTCGCGTCGCAGTCTGTCCAGCAGCTCTCGGGCGGCCAGAAGCGGCGCCTCGACATCGCGCTCGGGCTCATGCACGCGCCGCCCCTGCTGTTCCTCGACGAACCCTCCACAGGGCTCGACCCGCAGAGCCGGGCGAACCTCTGGCAGCACATCCTCGACCTGCGCACCACGCACGGCACGACGGTGTTCCTCACGACGCACTATCTGGAGGAGGCCGACCGGTACGCCGAGCGGGTCATGGTCATGGACAGCGGGCGCGTGATCGCCGACGACACCGCCGCCCGCATGAAGGCGGAACTGGCCGGTGACCTGCTCACCCTCGGCTTCGAGGGGCGTGCAGACGCGGATGCCGCGCTGCCCGTGGTCGGACGCCTCACTGACCGCGACGTGCAGCGTCAGGACGCGGCATCCCTCACCCTCACCGTGCCCGACGGCGACCGGCTGCTGCCGGCGGCGATCCGCGCGCTGGACGAAGCGGGCATCGCCGTCACCCGCGCCACGGGCGTGCCGCCCACCCTCGACGACGTCTTCCTCGCGCTGACCGGACGCACCCTGCGCGACGCGGGAGAGGGCGCGGCAACCGGCGAGACCGAGACACCGCAGGCGGCCACCGCCGCCCAGCCGACAGGAGCCGCACGATGACCGCCACCACCGCCCGACCTGACACCGCCGTGCGCCCCCACGCCGCGCGCGACACGTGGCACGTGCTCACCCGGGAGCTCCGCCCGGTGGTGCGCGACCCGTTCACGCTCATCTTCAGCCTCGTGCAGCCACTGGTCTTCCTCGGGCTGTTCGCGCCGCTGCTGATCGGCACCTCCGGCGCGCCGGCATCCGAGACCCTGCAGTGGTTCGTGCCTGGGGTGCTGGTGATGATCGTCCTCTTCGGCACCGGCGCGACGGGCTCGAACCTGCAGTACGAGATGATGACCGGCTCGCACGAACGCACGCTGGTGGCGCCGCTGGTGCGCTCGTCGCTGCTTGTCGGCCGCGCTCTCAAGGAGATCGTGCCGATCCTCGTGCAGGCCCTGCTCATCGTGCTGATCGCGTGGCCGTTCGGCTTCTCGATCCACCCGATCGGCGTCGTGGTCGGCCTTGCTCTGCTCGCGGTGTTCGGCGTCGGGCTGGGGTCGCTGTCGTATGCGCTGGCCCTCGCGACCCGCGACAGGGAGTGGCTCTTCTGGGGCGTGCAGCAGACGCTGATCTTCCCGTTGCTGATCCTGTCGGGCATGCTGCTGCCCCTCGACGCCGCGCCGGGATGGATGCGGGCGGTCGCCACCGTGAATCCGATCAACTGGGTCGTGCAGGCCGAGCGCGCACTGTTCGCCGGGGATGTCGGCAGCGGCCCGGTTCTCTGGGGTTGGGTCGCCGCCTTGGCACTTGCGGCGGTCGGGCTCGCCGTCGGCATCCGCGCGATGCGCCGCAGCAGCTGACCGCCGGGGGCAGGGTGCGTCAGACGCCGCCGCCTCCGCCGCCTCCGCCGCCCCCGCCTGCGGAGCCACCGCCGGACGAGCCGCCCGACGTCGACGACGACGACATCGCGGCGCTCGACAGCGAGGCGATGCTCGACGAGAACGCGGCGGCGTTGAACGCCGCGGAGCCGTAGTACCACGATGGGGTCACCCCGGCGTCTCCGTAGTAGACCATCAGCTCATCAGCCCACTTCTTCTCCTGCCCGAAGACGACGGCATAGGGCAGCAGCGTCTCGTACAGGTGGATCATCTGCCGTGGGTCGCCGACGTCGACGGGGCGCCGCTCGGCACCCATCGGCGATTGCAGCATGCGGATGCGGTCCGCCTCCGCCCAGTCGATGAAGATCTTCAGGCCCGCCAGGTGGTCACGCAGCTCCGCACCGGCATCCGTCAACGGCCGGTGGAAGACCAACCCCATTCCGAAGGCCAGCACGATCCCCGCCACCACCATGAGCACCAGCGGCACCAACACGTTGACGGATGCCGCGATTGCCAGCATCCCGAAGAGGATCACGAGCACCGTCCCGGCGAACAGCGCCGCCGCGGGCCACGTGCGCACGCGCCCGGGAACCGACCGATACACCCCTCGCTTCTTGAGCTCGACTCCCGCCGCCTTGAGGATCTTCGAGGCCACGCCCGACAGCCGCGTGTCCTGCTTGCCGAACTCGAAGGTCGCACCGGGCCGCGCGCCCTTGCCGAACAGCCCGTCGAGCAACATGCGGCCGTCGCGGTCCGCCCGAGAGCGATCGACCAGCTCCACCTGCAGCTTCGACCCGCCGAATGCGCGTTTCGATCCCTCCACGATGCGGAGGGACCCCACGATGGCCTGCTCGAGCACCTCCGCCGGAATGGCCTTCGACGTCTTGCCGAGCATGACGGCGCTCTCCAGGGCATCCACCCCCGGCGGGGGCGTGAACTCCGCGATGACCGTCGGGCGTCCGGGAGCGTCGCGCAACCAGCGCCGCCGCGTCCAGACCGCGAAACCGAACGCCCCGGCCATCCCGAGCGCAGACGCTGCCTGCGCCCAGCCCCACCCCGACGCGAAGTACGACGAGTCGAACAGCACGAAGGTGTCGGGGTCGAATCCGACCGCGATGGTCATCGTCTCGTAGGGAGCAAGGTCTACGGCATCCGCCGTTACGGTCACAGAGCCGTCCTCAGCAGTCACCGCTTGAATCTCGCACTGTTGCGTGACGCCCTGGTCGCCGACATAGCAGGATTGGCGGCCCGTGAGCGCTCCGGCGAGATCGGCATCCATGTGGAGGGTCGCCGTCACCTCGCCGAACGGCTGCAGCCAATCGACGCCGTTGACGTCCCAGTAGAATTCCTGGCCACCGTCGTCGAAGGTCCAGGTGACGTTTTCGAGGTCGTAGGTGAAAACGAAGGTCTGCTCGCCACGCAGGTAGTCGTCGGCGCGCGAGACCATCTCGAAGACGCCGTCGTCACTGTCGCTCTCGGCCGGCCGCTCGACGCCGGCCTCGTCGGTGATCGAGATGAGCCTCGGGTTGAGCGGCTGCCCGTTGTACGACGTCGGGATCGCGCGCCGCACTCCGCGGTTCTGGTCGGCGTCGGGGAAGACCGCGACGAACGTCTCCACCACGCGCAGCCGGCTCGTGCCGTCCTCGGCGCGGGTGAGGGTGTAGTCGACGTCGAGGCTGTCGAAGGTGAAGTCGTCGACGTCAGCCGCCACCGGGCCGAGCGCTCCGGCGGACGCTGCGAGCCCGACCAGGAGCAGGGCGAACGTCAGCGCGATCCTTCTGGAAACGTGCACCATGCGTTCAGCCTATGGGCGCGCTGCGGGCCTGTCCGCCGCTGCGCCCGGTCGCTCGCACCGTCGGGGCTACAGTGGTCCCCATGACCGACCGACGCCTCGCCGTGGATGCCTGGGAGGCGCTGTTCCGGGCTCAGTACGAGGTGTTCCAGGAGATCAGCAACGACTTCGACGGATCGGGGCTGACCCAGGCGGAGTACGACGTGATGCTGACGGTGACCCGGTGCGAATCGGGCGCGCGGCTGCGCGAAGTCACCGCCAACATGCTCATCAGCCAGCCGAGCGTCTCGCGCCTGGTCGACCGCATGGTGTCACGGGGACTCCTGACCAAATGCGCCGACCCCACCGATGGGCGCGGGGCCGTGCTCCAGGCGACACCAGAGGGCACCGCGATGTTCCGCCGTCTGGCCACCCGCCACGGACAGTCGATCGCCGCCCGCATGTCGGTGCTCGACGACGACGAGCTGCGGCAGCTACGGGACCTCGCGACGAAGCTGCGCGGGGTCTGACGCAGACGCCGCGCTCAGGGCGTCCGGCGCCGCAGGGTCAGCGGGGCGAGCACGAGGAAGCCGACAGCGAAGGCCACGACGACCAGCAGCGGACCCCACAGGTCGCTGCCCTCCTCGCCTGCGGTCACCGCGTTGATCGCATCGACTGCGTAACTGAGGGGAAGCCAGTCGCTGATCGCGTACAGCACGTCGGGCATCTCATCGCGGGGCATCAGCAGCCCACCCAGGATGATCTGCGGAAAGACGAGCAGCGGCATGAACTGCACGGCTTGGAACTCGGTTCGGGCGAACGCGCTGGCGAGCAGCCCCAGCGCGGTGCCGAGGACGGCGTCGACCACGGCGACAAGGCCCAGCTGCCAGAGCGGACCTTCCACGCTCAGTCCGCACACCCCGACCGCGAACCCCACCGTGACCACGGCCTGCAGCGCCGCCATCGCGCCGAATGCCAGGGCGTAGCCCAGGATGAAATCCCCCTTGCCCAGCGGGGTCGCCATGAGCCGCTCCAGCGTTCCCGACCGACGCTCCCGCAGCGTCGTCACCGAGGTGACCAGGAACATCACCACGAACGGGAAGAGCGCCAGGATCGGGCCGCCGAAGGTGTCGAACACCCCTTCCCTGTCGGCGAAGAGCCAGGAGAACAGCCCGACCAGCAGACTCGGCGCCACCAGCATCAGCGCGATCGAACGGGGGTCGTGACTGAGCTGACGCAGCACCCGCGCCGCGGTGGCCAGCGTGCGCCCCGGGTTCACACCGCGCCCCCGTGGCGGCCGCGACGGCGATGCTCGCGCCGCAGATGCCCGCCCGCCCGTGCCGGGCCGCGCTCGATGAGCGTCAAGAAGGCCGCATCGGGGTCGGTCGCGCCAGTGGCCTGGAGGAGCCCCTGCGGCGTCGTCTGCGTCAGCACGCTTCCGTCGTGGATCAGCGCGACGTCGTCGCACCGCATCGCCTCGTCCATCACATGACTCGACACGATGAGCGTCGCACCGGCATCGGCCAGGCGCCGGAAGATCGCCCACAGACTCTGCCGCAGCACCGGGTCGAGTCCCACGGTGGGCTCGTCCAGCACCAGCACATCGGGCGAGCCGAGCATGGCCACGGCGAGCGAGACCCGGCTGCGCTGCCCGCCTGACAAGCGACCTGCCGGCTGCGTGCGCTGGGCGGTGAGGTCGACATCGGCCATCACGCGTGAGACATCGGATGCCGTCGCGCCGAGCAGCCGCGCGGCGTAGCGCAGGTTCTGCTCCACGGTGAGGTCGTCGTACACCGAGGCACCCTGCGTCGCGTACGACACCCGGCGCCGCAGGGCGACGGAGCCTGCCGGCTCGCCCAGAACGGTGACGCTGCCTGCGGCCACGATCTGAACCCCCACGATCGCCCGCATGAGCGTCGTCTTGCCGCCACCGCTCGGCCCGAGAAGGCCCGTGATGCGCCCGCGCGGGATGCGCATGTCGAGACCGTCGAACACCGTGGTGCGGCCGCGCTTCACGACCAGGCCCTGCACCTGCACTGCGGCATCCGGGTCCGTCCCCATACCCCTATCGTGGCCCGGCCCCCGCCCAGGCGCGAGAGGTGCGAGGGGCGAGTCACCAGCGGTTGTGCAC contains:
- a CDS encoding HNH endonuclease signature motif containing protein, yielding MNSSPATFSDAALATSDVVVEMLDTDRQIAALQARQLALLGRAGAIAAEQTARIPIGAQREREMPLRSIAAEIGAALRRSDRGMQNRIHEATTMLAQFPSTVQSLREGRIDIAHLRVIGEAGSRLTDPEARAVFEQAALAVAERETAARAKPIITMLAHRIDPVPSAGRHATAAAGRRVWVRDLDDGMAEVVALLPAPLAHGIRDRVTQYARTLLEQANSGDPAGGHDSAPADTRTMDQLRADVFTDLLLTGHASAAASDDTICETDAIVARIQLTVPSATLAGREVPASLQGHGPIDAASARHYASTATSWDRLFVDAATGNVEDADRYRPSRAQRRLLRGRDEHCRFPGCRAAVWACDIDHTIDFARGGPTRPCNLAHLCKRHHTLKHHTAWSVEQRPDGVLVWTSPGGRVYSDIPQRVLEFSAATRSGAPPPF
- a CDS encoding YafY family protein encodes the protein MSDTTSRALELLNLLQTHRHWPGSELAQRLGVTERTVRRDVERLRELGYRIESSPGAAGGYRLEAGSAVPPLLLNDDEAVAMAIGLRIAATQRLIGGADTALTALAKLEQVLPAALRRRVMALADTVHPVRIGGGEAASTAVLGELALACRDCERVRFTYTSAAGETTHRRVEPHYLAPADRHWYLLCWDIERDDWRTFRVDRLSDVEHTRVLFEPRPLTPEEVDEFITVARSWVRQPVETDVVMELPIDTMRASFGQWGQGATAEDVDRTRWPVGGADWRETMYGMSWIPAGVPFTTDLAEPHRAEMREALVRILGALDAPPPPPRV
- a CDS encoding ATP-binding cassette domain-containing protein yields the protein MSNEPILEARGLTKRFTVKKKTVAAVTDLTFQVAAGELVAFLGPNGAGKSTSLRMLTTLLAPTEGTARVVGRDILRDPAGVRARIGYVGQLTSGSFAQRVRDELLSQGAFYGLSRTASVTRADELIESLDLAPFASQSVQQLSGGQKRRLDIALGLMHAPPLLFLDEPSTGLDPQSRANLWQHILDLRTTHGTTVFLTTHYLEEADRYAERVMVMDSGRVIADDTAARMKAELAGDLLTLGFEGRADADAALPVVGRLTDRDVQRQDAASLTLTVPDGDRLLPAAIRALDEAGIAVTRATGVPPTLDDVFLALTGRTLRDAGEGAATGETETPQAATAAQPTGAAR
- a CDS encoding ABC transporter permease; translation: MTATTARPDTAVRPHAARDTWHVLTRELRPVVRDPFTLIFSLVQPLVFLGLFAPLLIGTSGAPASETLQWFVPGVLVMIVLFGTGATGSNLQYEMMTGSHERTLVAPLVRSSLLVGRALKEIVPILVQALLIVLIAWPFGFSIHPIGVVVGLALLAVFGVGLGSLSYALALATRDREWLFWGVQQTLIFPLLILSGMLLPLDAAPGWMRAVATVNPINWVVQAERALFAGDVGSGPVLWGWVAALALAAVGLAVGIRAMRRSS
- a CDS encoding DUF2207 domain-containing protein — encoded protein: MVHVSRRIALTFALLLVGLAASAGALGPVAADVDDFTFDSLDVDYTLTRAEDGTSRLRVVETFVAVFPDADQNRGVRRAIPTSYNGQPLNPRLISITDEAGVERPAESDSDDGVFEMVSRADDYLRGEQTFVFTYDLENVTWTFDDGGQEFYWDVNGVDWLQPFGEVTATLHMDADLAGALTGRQSCYVGDQGVTQQCEIQAVTAEDGSVTVTADAVDLAPYETMTIAVGFDPDTFVLFDSSYFASGWGWAQAASALGMAGAFGFAVWTRRRWLRDAPGRPTVIAEFTPPPGVDALESAVMLGKTSKAIPAEVLEQAIVGSLRIVEGSKRAFGGSKLQVELVDRSRADRDGRMLLDGLFGKGARPGATFEFGKQDTRLSGVASKILKAAGVELKKRGVYRSVPGRVRTWPAAALFAGTVLVILFGMLAIAASVNVLVPLVLMVVAGIVLAFGMGLVFHRPLTDAGAELRDHLAGLKIFIDWAEADRIRMLQSPMGAERRPVDVGDPRQMIHLYETLLPYAVVFGQEKKWADELMVYYGDAGVTPSWYYGSAAFNAAAFSSSIASLSSAAMSSSSTSGGSSGGGSAGGGGGGGGGGGV